CCATGCGCTTGAGCAGGCCTTCGGAATCCTGCTCCCAAAGGAGATTGTGGAGGAAGACGCGGGCGCTATTCATCCCGCAACTGGCGGCATAGCCCAGCTCGCGGTCGATGGTTTCCGGATCGAAGGTCTCCGCCTGCCACATCTCGAGCTGGTTGATGGCGGTGCTGGGCGTGAAGTTCGAGCCGACCAGCCATGGCTGGGACTTGGCCCATTCCTGAGCCTTTTCCGGTGTCCACTGGCCTTCGGCAAAGGCGCAGGGAGCGAAAAGCGAAAGCAGGGGGAGAAGCCGGAGGGTCCGGAATGTGGGTTTCATAAAGCGAACGGGTTTGAAGTTCTGCCACAAGGCGTGGTGACACTACGGGCCCGAGAGTCGCATCGTCAAACTTCCGCCGGAAAGGGTGCTGTCATAATAGGGGAATGTGGTTTTTGTGGATCTGTGATATTTCGGGAATAAATCCGGAGCGGCGGAGGAAGAGGGACAGTCGTGGAGAACGCCGAATTCAGATCCTCCGATGCCGCATGAAGTGTGGGGGAAATGGAGACCCGGTGCCCCCTGTCCGCCCCGCCTGTTCCGCCTGATAAAACAGGGAAAATAACAGGTGATCAGGCCGTCTTGCTCCGGATGAACGAGGGCCGGGAGAGCGGATATCAAAGGGAACCGACATTGCCGGAGTCTCTCACACGGTCTTTCTCCCCGAAACCGCTGTCAGTGGTCCCCGGTTCGAGAGTTGCAGAGGGATCCGATGGAGTCCGTTTGGCCGGGGCTCAAGATTGATGGTGTGGTGCGGGCGACTTCTTTTAATGCGCTGAATCCAAGTTGTTTAAGGGGGTTTTGGTGGGCGTTCCTTAAGTAGTCGACCCGCTTGGCTGGAGTCCATTTTCCGCACCCGCGAAAAAAAATTCACGAAAAGTGAAACCCACCCGGATCCACCGCCGGATCACCCGGTAACGATCATGGTTGTGGTGTTGCTTTCGGAAACCAAAGAACCGGGGTTCGCAGCTAGGCTGCGAGCCTCGGTTCGGGTGTTTTCGCGGGGACGGCAGGTTATATGGGTTCCTGCCGTCCCCGACCTCCACGAGCGATCGGAAGATTTCCCGTCGAAACCGGCTTGGCCGGACGGCGACAGTGGGGCGGTGCCGGAAGCTGGGGAGAGCTTGAAGGTGCCGGGAGGAGACCCTGCTTTGTCGTCCGGCCCGTTGGCGGACCTGGGAAATCGGAAAAAGTCCCGATTGCTCAAGGTACATGGGACGAGGGTGGTGGCTGGCGGTAACTGGGAGGGTATCAATGGCCATCGCCCTCTTTTCCGTCCTGAGGGCGGGGGCAAACGATTTCCGGGAAGACGACGGCGTAGCCGCTGGAAAGAGTACTTTTCGAGAAGGTCCCGACCATGAGAGAGTGGCGCCGACCGATGGGCGAGAAGTTGCGCGACATGGACATGGACGGCCGGGCAGACGCCTGGGACGGATCATGGTTGTTGGGCAGGATCGCCAAGCGGGACGCCGAGGCGCTCGAAGAACTTTACCGCATGTGGGGCGATCGCCTCTACAGCATGGCCCTGCATTGGATCGGTGATGATGGCGCCGCCAAGGAAGCGCTGCAGGATTGTTTTTTACGGATATGGAAACGAGCCGGCGAGTTCGACGCGGAGAAAAGCCGCGGCTTCACATGGTGCGCGATGATTTTGCGCGGCCTGTGTCTCGACGTGCTTCGGAAGAAGCGCCGGCGAGCGCCGGTGTGGGAGGACTGGTCGAAGATGCCGGCGCTGGAAGTGCCGGATCGCGGAGGGGTGGAAGATTTGTTTTTCCGGGACACGGTTTCCCGGGTGCGCTCCGCGCTGGAGATGCTGGACGAGGCCGAAGCAGAGACGGTGCGAACGGCCCTCTTCGATCCGGGAACGCTGCAGGATCACGCATCACGCTGGGGAGTGCCGCTGGGCACGGCCAAGATCCGCGTGCACCGCGCGATGGAAAAGCTGCGGCAACTTTTGAAGAAAGGAGGCATCGGTGAGCCGGACTGACCGTGAAGATGCCACCGCGAAGGCTCTGGATCTCCTGCCGCCCGGTGACGAGGCGCGCAGTGACCCGCGGCTGATGCG
This portion of the Luteolibacter luteus genome encodes:
- a CDS encoding RNA polymerase sigma factor, encoding MREWRRPMGEKLRDMDMDGRADAWDGSWLLGRIAKRDAEALEELYRMWGDRLYSMALHWIGDDGAAKEALQDCFLRIWKRAGEFDAEKSRGFTWCAMILRGLCLDVLRKKRRRAPVWEDWSKMPALEVPDRGGVEDLFFRDTVSRVRSALEMLDEAEAETVRTALFDPGTLQDHASRWGVPLGTAKIRVHRAMEKLRQLLKKGGIGEPD